In one window of Rhizobium sp. ACO-34A DNA:
- a CDS encoding ABC transporter, whose amino-acid sequence MVALATLEPETITGQRVDIRHVSHQFELEGEPLPVLEDVDFSVEPGSFVALLGPSGCGKSTLLRLLAGLDHPTRGTLSVDGETIGDPDPSRILVFQDPTLFPWRTVWDNVALGLEAQGILKNSRRRVDNAIELVGLKGFDKAYPHQLSGGMSQRVALARALVNEPRLLLLDEPLGKLDSLTRLTMQTELVSLWQRAGLTAFLVTHDVEEALFLSQRVLVFGPRPARVVADIRVDLPYPRHRGDPRLAELRHQALGHLGLASTW is encoded by the coding sequence ATGGTAGCCCTTGCAACGCTTGAACCCGAAACGATCACAGGACAGCGGGTCGATATCCGCCACGTATCCCACCAATTCGAGCTCGAAGGAGAACCGCTGCCGGTTCTCGAAGACGTGGATTTTTCCGTGGAGCCCGGCTCGTTCGTGGCGCTGCTCGGCCCTTCGGGCTGCGGAAAGTCGACGCTGCTACGCCTGCTGGCCGGTCTGGACCATCCGACGCGCGGTACGTTGAGCGTCGATGGCGAGACGATCGGCGATCCCGATCCCTCCCGCATCCTGGTGTTTCAGGATCCGACGCTGTTTCCCTGGCGCACCGTCTGGGACAATGTCGCGCTCGGCCTCGAGGCGCAGGGCATCCTGAAAAACTCCCGCCGCCGGGTGGACAACGCCATCGAGCTCGTCGGCCTCAAGGGGTTCGACAAGGCCTATCCGCACCAGCTTTCGGGCGGTATGTCCCAGCGGGTGGCGCTCGCCCGCGCGCTGGTCAATGAACCCCGGCTGCTGCTGCTGGACGAACCGCTCGGCAAGCTCGACTCGCTGACGCGGCTGACCATGCAGACGGAACTCGTCAGCCTCTGGCAGCGGGCGGGGCTGACCGCCTTCCTCGTCACCCATGATGTCGAGGAAGCTCTGTTCCTGTCGCAGCGGGTGCTGGTGTTCGGGCCGCGGCCGGCCCGGGTGGTCGCCGATATTCGCGTCGATCTTCCCTATCCCCGCCATCGCGGCGATCCGCGCCTTGCTGAACTGAGGCATCAGGCCCTCGGTCATCTCGGCCTCGCATCCACCTGGTAA